The following proteins come from a genomic window of Rhodanobacteraceae bacterium:
- a CDS encoding tetratricopeptide repeat protein, producing the protein MPAAWPAKPGPRSWDGWKWRCAPASTPARWPWPKPWPPRAERSGDSRLRGEWLEALGRAQTGLGRLEPAAENLQRAIDLAREAGDVAREANSRYHLGNVRAHQRRLHEAEQAYRLAAETWRSLRDTRGEALALANLALMAERSGRRADAREAYREALARLEELAIPREIGRVTFNLGISERDLGQLSAAAAHFDAAAAALDQAGAVDIRVMVGAARADLALLQGDQLTAGRALDAVAGLREQAAWLPRSAWLTAMARVRELAGERDRARELLREAREIRERAAVRVAVLDVDLRLLRLDYAAGASAGPTRLAVEAIESELLRLGEDGYALGASLAALETAWMAGDAAETARRAQALRGPVQSRGTRAQQLQFDWLLALAGEDSLRQGRLEALGQAARADGFDLLARLVRREMLAPDSPERAAVDRELTRDGLAGALRLPAAAF; encoded by the coding sequence GTGCCCGCGGCCTGGCCGGCGAAGCCCGGGCCGCGCAGTTGGGACGGGTGGAAGTGGCGCTGCGCGCCGGCGAGCACGCCGGCGCGCTGGCCCTGGCCGAAGCCCTGGCCGCCGAGGGCCGAGCGCAGTGGCGATTCGCGCCTGAGGGGCGAATGGCTCGAAGCCCTGGGCCGGGCGCAAACCGGGCTGGGGCGGCTGGAGCCTGCTGCGGAGAACTTGCAGCGTGCGATCGACCTCGCTCGCGAAGCGGGCGATGTCGCGCGCGAGGCAAATTCGCGCTACCACCTGGGCAATGTGCGTGCCCACCAGCGCCGCCTGCACGAAGCGGAGCAAGCCTACCGGCTGGCGGCGGAAACCTGGCGCAGCCTGCGCGATACGCGCGGCGAGGCGCTGGCACTGGCCAACCTGGCGCTGATGGCGGAGCGCTCCGGGCGCCGCGCGGATGCGCGCGAGGCCTATCGCGAAGCACTCGCCCGCCTCGAGGAACTGGCCATCCCGCGTGAGATTGGCCGCGTCACCTTCAACCTCGGCATCAGCGAGCGCGATCTCGGGCAACTGTCCGCGGCGGCGGCGCACTTCGACGCTGCCGCCGCGGCGCTGGACCAGGCGGGCGCGGTCGACATCCGGGTAATGGTGGGTGCCGCGCGCGCCGATCTCGCGCTGCTGCAGGGGGACCAGCTGACCGCCGGGCGGGCGCTCGACGCTGTCGCCGGTCTGCGCGAACAGGCAGCCTGGCTGCCGCGATCCGCCTGGCTGACGGCGATGGCGCGGGTCCGGGAACTTGCCGGCGAGCGCGACCGGGCACGTGAGCTGCTGCGCGAAGCCCGCGAGATCCGCGAGCGCGCGGCGGTGCGCGTGGCCGTGCTCGATGTCGATCTGCGCCTGCTGCGGCTGGACTACGCCGCGGGCGCATCGGCCGGCCCGACGCGCCTGGCGGTCGAGGCGATCGAAAGCGAATTGCTGCGTCTCGGCGAGGACGGCTATGCCCTTGGCGCCAGCCTGGCGGCGCTGGAAACCGCCTGGATGGCGGGCGATGCTGCAGAAACGGCGCGGCGCGCGCAGGCACTGCGCGGACCGGTGCAGAGCCGCGGCACCCGGGCGCAGCAGTTGCAGTTCGACTGGCTGCTGGCGCTGGCAGGCGAGGACAGCCTGCGCCAGGGTCGCCTTGAGGCACTGGGCCAGGCCGCCAGGGCCGACGGTTTCGACCTGCTCGCGCGTCTCGTCCGTCGCGAAATGCTTGCGCCGGATTCGCCGGAGCGGGCCGCGGTGGATCGCGAGCTGACGCGCGATGGCTTGGCCGGCGCCCTGCGCCTGCCGGCGGCGGCGTTCTGA
- a CDS encoding EAL domain-containing protein: protein MRAGAVQFRGEPASIGTLRDITEERAQQTRLEAAEERYRLLFQHAVLGMYQSTLDGRLIEVNVAFAHMFGYDAPARMCAEVTDIGTHYADAELRPRAMAALQREGQLLNWEVELVRRDGTRFWALASMRLVRHHEGDSGHLEGSLIDISARRAAELELDYIAHHDSLTGLANRRSFERSLRTILERLQAGVEGPHAVLLLDLDRFKLVNDSLGHAAGDELLVQFAARLTHEFGRDLWLARYGGDEFALLSRARLDRAGAVDVARLVQDLAAAPFQVRGHQVFTGASIGIVMIDDGDMPPEDILRDADTAMFRAKSQGGGHALFDRRMHAAASARLALETELRFALARGELVAHYQPIVELGSRRVVGVEALARWQHPTRGLLPPSQFLCVAEESGMQLEIDLRILDQALAQWTGWLRERGEQAPASLSVNVSDRLFTSAEFPTRLRGMLERWGADAARLHLEITESVFRSNHASLRESLAALKALGVRLVVDDFGTGYSSLVSFSEAAFDGLKIDQGFIRDLDSNPRHRAIVRTIVQFAHDLGLSLVAEGVETETQAELLREFGCELAQGFLYARPMAPEQALDIGR from the coding sequence GTGCGTGCCGGCGCGGTCCAGTTCCGCGGCGAGCCGGCATCGATAGGAACCCTGCGCGACATCACCGAGGAGCGCGCCCAGCAGACCCGGCTGGAGGCGGCCGAGGAGCGTTACCGCCTGCTGTTCCAGCACGCCGTGCTCGGCATGTACCAGAGCACCCTGGACGGACGGCTGATCGAGGTGAACGTCGCCTTCGCACACATGTTCGGCTACGACGCGCCGGCGCGGATGTGCGCAGAAGTGACCGACATCGGTACCCACTACGCCGATGCCGAGCTGCGTCCGCGGGCGATGGCTGCGCTGCAACGCGAAGGTCAGTTGCTCAACTGGGAAGTCGAGCTGGTGCGTCGCGACGGCACCCGCTTCTGGGCCCTGGCGAGCATGCGCCTGGTGCGCCACCACGAGGGCGACAGCGGCCATCTCGAGGGCAGCCTGATCGACATCAGCGCGCGCCGCGCGGCCGAACTGGAACTCGACTACATCGCGCACCACGACAGCCTGACGGGCCTGGCCAACCGGCGCAGCTTCGAGCGCAGCCTGAGGACCATCCTGGAACGCCTGCAGGCCGGCGTCGAAGGCCCGCATGCGGTCCTGCTGCTGGACCTGGACCGTTTCAAACTCGTCAACGACAGCCTTGGGCACGCGGCCGGCGACGAATTGCTGGTGCAGTTTGCGGCCCGGCTGACGCATGAATTCGGTCGCGACCTGTGGCTGGCGCGCTACGGCGGCGACGAGTTTGCGCTGCTGTCGCGTGCGCGCCTGGACCGAGCCGGGGCGGTCGATGTGGCGCGCCTGGTACAGGATCTTGCGGCCGCGCCTTTCCAGGTTCGCGGGCACCAGGTGTTCACCGGGGCCTCGATAGGCATTGTCATGATCGACGACGGCGACATGCCGCCCGAGGACATCCTGCGCGATGCAGACACCGCGATGTTCCGGGCCAAATCGCAGGGCGGCGGACATGCCCTGTTCGACCGCCGCATGCACGCCGCAGCAAGCGCGCGCCTGGCGCTGGAAACCGAGCTGCGCTTCGCGCTGGCGCGCGGCGAACTGGTGGCGCACTACCAGCCGATCGTGGAACTCGGCAGCCGGCGCGTGGTTGGCGTGGAAGCCCTGGCGCGCTGGCAGCATCCCACCCGCGGCCTGCTGCCGCCTTCGCAGTTCCTGTGCGTGGCCGAAGAGAGCGGGATGCAACTGGAGATCGATTTGCGCATCCTAGATCAGGCGCTGGCGCAATGGACCGGTTGGCTGCGCGAACGCGGGGAGCAGGCACCCGCGAGCCTCAGCGTCAATGTTTCCGACCGACTTTTCACCTCTGCGGAGTTTCCAACCCGACTGCGCGGAATGCTCGAACGCTGGGGTGCCGATGCCGCCCGCCTGCATCTGGAAATCACCGAGAGCGTGTTCCGCAGCAACCATGCGAGCCTGCGCGAATCGCTGGCGGCGTTGAAAGCGCTCGGCGTACGCCTGGTGGTGGACGATTTCGGCACTGGCTATTCCTCGCTGGTGTCGTTCTCCGAGGCGGCCTTCGATGGCTTGAAGATCGACCAGGGCTTCATCCGCGATCTCGACAGCAATCCCCGCCACCGCGCCATCGTGCGCACCATCGTGCAGTTTGCGCACGACCTCGGCCTGAGCCTGGTGGCCGAGGGCGTGGAGACTGAAACGCAGGCGGAACTCCTGCGCGAATTCGGCTGCGAACTGGCCCAGGGCTTCCTGTACGCCCGCCCGATGGCGCCGGAGCAGGCGCTGGACATTGGTCGCTGA
- a CDS encoding PAS domain S-box protein, with translation MSAIAAPQSELELLARVFAAPESLAVVTRLRDSAIIALSPGFGCRFGIQPGEVIGRTALEAGLWRDAAHRASVLNLLQQQGSITGEPVSIRARDGRQYDGLMTCALIEHAGEPHLFSLIQQVREYASEAEARTREIESLRTLILESEVGVYRRRGLPHGLIDANPALARMLGSPSAQALLAACAGRAEFDYVDPAHARHLDERLRAEGRFAHVRAEIRRFDGSSVWVSESARAVFDADGRLLHADGTMIDISGQMHAEQALAQSEALHRNLVENSRDAVFLMQHGRSSTPTRRSRSSSSAAPRT, from the coding sequence ATGTCTGCCATCGCTGCCCCGCAGTCGGAACTGGAACTCCTGGCCCGCGTCTTCGCAGCGCCCGAATCGCTGGCGGTGGTCACGCGCCTGCGCGACAGTGCCATCATCGCGCTCAGTCCCGGATTCGGATGTCGCTTCGGGATCCAGCCCGGCGAGGTGATCGGCCGCACCGCGCTGGAGGCCGGCCTGTGGCGCGATGCCGCCCATCGCGCCAGCGTGCTGAACCTGTTGCAGCAGCAGGGGTCGATCACCGGCGAGCCGGTGTCGATCCGCGCACGGGACGGCCGCCAGTACGACGGCCTGATGACCTGCGCACTGATCGAGCACGCTGGCGAGCCGCACCTGTTCAGCCTGATCCAGCAGGTCCGCGAATACGCCAGCGAGGCCGAAGCGCGCACCCGCGAGATCGAGAGCCTGCGCACGCTGATCCTGGAGTCCGAGGTCGGCGTGTACCGCCGGCGCGGGCTGCCGCACGGGCTGATCGATGCCAATCCGGCGCTCGCGCGGATGCTCGGAAGCCCATCGGCGCAGGCTTTGCTGGCCGCCTGCGCCGGCCGCGCCGAATTCGACTACGTGGATCCCGCGCACGCCCGGCATCTGGACGAACGCTTGCGCGCGGAGGGACGATTCGCCCACGTCCGCGCCGAGATCCGGCGCTTCGACGGCAGCAGCGTGTGGGTCAGCGAGAGCGCGCGGGCGGTCTTCGATGCCGACGGCCGCCTGCTGCACGCCGATGGCACCATGATCGACATCAGCGGCCAGATGCACGCGGAGCAGGCGCTGGCGCAGAGCGAGGCGCTGCACCGCAACCTGGTCGAGAACTCGCGCGATGCGGTGTTCCTGATGCAGCATGGCAGGTCCAGTACGCCAACGAGGCGCTCGCGGTCATCCTCGAGTGCCGCACCGAGGACCTGA
- a CDS encoding SUF system NifU family Fe-S cluster assembly protein: protein MTLSDAYRTVVLDHNRAPRRRGRLVAPSLSAHGVNALCGDSLTLDLALADGRIADFAFEAEASAMTLAACSIMGDLIAGQSVHEAAALCEAAIDLVTRNPARAEDPRLGEYNALIGVMGHPNRIKTVTLPWATLAGALAGRLATSTDIDIRGALPPARAANQRSQI, encoded by the coding sequence ATGACCCTGTCCGATGCCTACCGTACGGTCGTGCTCGACCACAACCGCGCGCCGCGCCGGCGCGGGCGCCTGGTCGCGCCCAGCTTGAGCGCGCACGGGGTCAATGCGCTGTGCGGCGACTCCCTGACGCTGGACCTTGCGCTCGCCGACGGTCGCATCGCCGACTTTGCCTTCGAGGCCGAGGCCAGCGCGATGACCCTGGCGGCCTGCTCGATCATGGGCGACCTGATCGCCGGGCAGTCGGTCCACGAAGCCGCGGCGCTGTGCGAGGCTGCCATCGACCTGGTCACGCGAAACCCCGCGCGGGCGGAGGATCCTCGCTTGGGCGAGTACAACGCGCTGATCGGCGTGATGGGTCATCCCAACCGGATCAAGACCGTGACCCTGCCGTGGGCGACGCTCGCTGGCGCGCTTGCCGGGCGCCTCGCCACCTCCACCGACATCGACATCCGCGGTGCGCTGCCGCCGGCGCGCGCCGCCAACCAACGGAGCCAGATATGA
- a CDS encoding non-heme iron oxygenase ferredoxin subunit yields MSDWVRVCAINEIQPGQCRVLDVDGAQVAVVNVEGAFHAIEDVCTHDGGQLTGGAICGHEIECPRHGARFDLRTGAALCAPAYEATAVFPIRIEDGVVWVRDDRWD; encoded by the coding sequence ATGAGCGATTGGGTGCGCGTGTGCGCCATCAACGAGATCCAGCCCGGCCAGTGCCGCGTGCTCGACGTCGACGGCGCGCAGGTCGCGGTGGTCAACGTCGAGGGCGCGTTCCACGCGATCGAGGACGTGTGCACCCACGATGGCGGCCAGCTCACTGGCGGCGCCATCTGCGGCCACGAAATCGAATGCCCCCGCCACGGCGCGCGCTTCGACTTGCGCACCGGCGCCGCCCTGTGCGCGCCCGCCTACGAAGCCACCGCGGTGTTCCCGATCCGCATCGAGGACGGGGTGGTGTGGGTGCGGGATGATCGATGGGATTGA
- a CDS encoding serine/threonine protein kinase — protein sequence MAQEPAKTSMVGEHPTIPVPQHDGPADAPGPGEATTAAAGEPSIGAMVGPWQLRRLLGHGGMGAVYLAERTRQDFQQRAALKLIKLGMDSGEIQQRFLAERRILARLEHPNIARLIDGGVDQSGRPYFVMEWVDGLPLIEYADSHNLDVPARLKLFLKLCDAVAHAHRQLVVHRDLKPGNILVDTRGEPRLLDFGIAKVLESDREDDTSATGPRFFTRAYAAPEQVRGEPVSTATDIYALGAVLFELLTGTALHRARMAGTDTRDLLSLARRRAGDEGPAAVRPTALGGDLALVVAMAVRAEPQRRYASTEAFADDLRACLDGRPVRARPDTFSYRAQRFIRRHWVVVGASAAVVLAVIAGAALALWQANIARREALHAEAVSSFLSEVFESATPEGAASGDITARSLLERGSQRIERELAAEPAVRARLYASLARAWFYIGDYARAAEMYESGRGLVDADNWLTEVTLLRGLAQAELAMGQIKLARTHADLALQRLATAAADDALEHARTLAVAKSITGAEGDPVRARTLAGEVHATLAQRLGASDEETLLALNDLGAWTLESGDAAGALPIFEQVIAERRQVSGGDHPELATAMHNRVLALSALGQVADALIAVGEVVALRRQILPPLHRDLARSLGAQANLESRQGNYRRARELRREALTMLRAQRRTDQLLLGQELTNQATDVLRLGDLASARVDLVEAIERLQPQLGAEDPRVLAASSYLGLVELQLGELQPAIDRLRAISQGESDTTALRQRLATRRYLARALRWQGKPSEALDALAPALAWPAGEFPRQSGTARGRAWIEYTLALIDIGDRPAAGRAIDSAGQAFAESGAIGAEDAAQLQIARARLALADGKPGDALDQAQSAYDALGRIYGPEHFEVTEARGVLAQARWHSHADRSARAAVSEALEEYQRQRPWHPDAVALQALLTTR from the coding sequence ATGGCGCAGGAACCCGCGAAGACCTCCATGGTGGGCGAGCATCCGACCATTCCGGTCCCGCAGCACGACGGCCCGGCGGATGCGCCGGGCCCTGGCGAGGCCACCACCGCAGCGGCCGGCGAACCGTCGATCGGCGCGATGGTCGGCCCGTGGCAGCTGCGCCGGCTGCTCGGCCACGGCGGCATGGGTGCGGTCTACCTGGCCGAGCGCACGCGCCAGGACTTCCAGCAGCGCGCGGCGCTCAAGCTGATCAAGCTGGGCATGGACTCGGGCGAGATCCAGCAGCGCTTCCTCGCCGAGCGGCGCATCCTGGCGCGGCTGGAACACCCGAACATCGCGCGCCTGATCGATGGCGGCGTCGACCAGTCGGGGCGCCCCTACTTCGTCATGGAATGGGTGGATGGCCTGCCGCTGATCGAGTACGCGGACAGCCACAACCTGGATGTGCCGGCGCGCCTGAAGCTGTTCCTCAAGCTCTGCGATGCGGTCGCGCACGCACATCGACAACTGGTGGTCCACCGCGACCTCAAGCCCGGCAACATCCTGGTCGATACGCGTGGCGAGCCGCGACTGCTCGATTTCGGCATCGCCAAGGTGCTCGAGTCCGATCGCGAGGACGACACCTCGGCCACCGGACCGCGCTTCTTCACCCGCGCCTACGCCGCGCCGGAGCAAGTCCGTGGCGAACCGGTCAGCACCGCAACCGACATCTACGCGCTCGGCGCGGTGCTATTCGAACTGTTGACCGGAACAGCGCTGCACCGCGCGCGGATGGCCGGCACCGACACCCGCGACCTGCTTTCGCTGGCGCGTCGGCGTGCCGGCGACGAGGGCCCGGCAGCGGTCAGGCCGACGGCGCTCGGCGGCGACCTGGCGCTGGTGGTGGCCATGGCCGTGCGCGCCGAACCGCAGCGGCGCTATGCCAGCACCGAGGCCTTTGCCGACGATCTGCGCGCCTGCCTCGACGGCCGCCCCGTGCGCGCGCGGCCGGACACCTTCAGCTACCGCGCACAGCGCTTCATCCGACGTCATTGGGTGGTGGTGGGGGCAAGCGCCGCGGTTGTGCTTGCAGTCATCGCCGGCGCGGCGCTTGCCCTGTGGCAGGCCAACATCGCGCGCCGCGAGGCCCTGCACGCTGAAGCGGTCAGCAGCTTCCTGTCCGAGGTCTTCGAGAGCGCCACACCCGAGGGCGCCGCCAGCGGCGACATCACCGCGCGCTCGCTGCTGGAGCGCGGCAGCCAGCGGATCGAACGCGAACTGGCCGCCGAGCCGGCGGTGCGCGCACGGCTGTACGCCTCGCTGGCGCGCGCCTGGTTCTACATCGGGGACTACGCGCGTGCCGCGGAGATGTACGAATCCGGCCGTGGGCTGGTCGATGCGGACAACTGGCTCACCGAGGTGACCCTGCTGCGCGGGCTGGCGCAGGCCGAACTGGCGATGGGCCAGATCAAGCTGGCGCGCACGCATGCCGACCTTGCCCTGCAGCGGCTGGCCACCGCGGCGGCGGACGATGCCCTGGAACACGCGCGCACCTTGGCGGTGGCCAAGAGCATCACTGGCGCGGAGGGCGACCCGGTGCGCGCGCGAACGCTGGCCGGCGAGGTGCATGCCACCCTGGCGCAGCGACTCGGCGCCAGCGACGAGGAAACCCTGCTGGCGCTCAATGACCTGGGCGCCTGGACCCTGGAGAGCGGCGATGCCGCCGGCGCCCTCCCGATCTTCGAGCAGGTGATCGCGGAACGCCGGCAAGTGTCGGGCGGCGACCACCCGGAACTCGCCACCGCCATGCACAACCGCGTCCTGGCACTGTCCGCCCTGGGCCAAGTCGCCGACGCGCTGATCGCCGTCGGCGAAGTGGTCGCGCTACGCCGCCAGATCCTGCCTCCGCTGCACCGCGACCTGGCGCGCAGCCTGGGTGCGCAGGCCAACCTGGAATCCCGCCAGGGCAATTATCGGCGCGCTCGCGAACTCCGGCGCGAGGCGCTGACCATGCTGCGTGCACAGCGGCGAACGGACCAGTTGTTGCTCGGCCAGGAGCTGACCAACCAGGCCACCGACGTGTTGCGCCTGGGCGACCTGGCGAGCGCCCGCGTCGACCTGGTCGAGGCCATCGAGCGCCTGCAGCCACAGCTCGGAGCGGAGGATCCGCGCGTGCTCGCGGCCAGTTCCTACCTTGGCCTGGTCGAATTGCAGCTGGGCGAATTGCAGCCCGCGATCGACCGCCTGCGCGCGATCAGCCAAGGCGAATCGGACACGACCGCGCTGCGCCAGCGGCTGGCGACGCGACGCTACCTCGCACGCGCGCTGCGCTGGCAAGGCAAACCGAGCGAGGCACTGGATGCGCTGGCGCCTGCGCTGGCATGGCCGGCCGGCGAGTTCCCGCGCCAGAGCGGCACGGCGCGCGGCCGGGCCTGGATCGAGTACACCCTGGCGCTGATCGATATCGGCGACCGCCCCGCCGCCGGACGCGCGATCGATTCCGCCGGACAGGCCTTCGCGGAAAGCGGCGCCATCGGTGCCGAGGACGCAGCGCAATTGCAGATCGCCCGTGCGCGGCTGGCGCTGGCGGACGGCAAGCCGGGCGACGCACTCGACCAGGCGCAATCCGCGTACGACGCCCTGGGTCGGATCTACGGCCCGGAGCACTTCGAGGTCACCGAGGCGCGCGGCGTGCTGGCCCAGGCGCGTTGGCACTCACATGCCGACCGCAGCGCCCGCGCGGCGGTCAGCGAGGCGCTCGAGGAATACCAGCGACAGCGCCCCTGGCACCCGGATGCCGTCGCGCTCCAGGCGCTGCTGACGACTCGATAG